CCCATATTCATCCCTGGAGAGCAGGGAGTTGGAGAGGGGGAGGGCTCCTGGATGAAGACACCAGGGCCTCAGCTCTTGGCAGAGCAACCAGGTGGCCAGTGCCACCTTCTGCTCCCTTCTCTGCTCGGGGTTGGAGGGGTCCTTTTCCCTCTCATTCCCGACCCTTCCCCAAGGATGCTGGTGTCCCCCTTACCGCAACCCCCATCCTGGGTGAGGCGTGGTGACTGGTGGACTCAGTAGCCTGTTCTCTCTCCCCAACAGGGAGGGCCCAAAGTATGAATGTAATGGTGAGATTCAGGCTTCCTTCCCGAGGCAGAGGCCTTTCAGGAGTAGCAGGATTTTTTCTGGGATCCAACCTGGGTTCCGTGGGCTGGTCCCAGATTTATACCTCGGATGGGCCCCCGACAGGAGGAGAGTGAATGAAATTCTGTCAGTCAGACGTAAACGCCCTGATGACCCTGCCTGGAGGAGCTGCATTGGTCCTGCTTTGTGGAAGGCCCCACCCTTGGTTCCCAATCCTGAACCCCAGTCCCTTGTCTGTCCCCTGGGGCGATGGTCACCTCCTGTctgcctgcctcccaggacccTCTGAGATGAGAAGGGGAAATCTGCTATTCGGCCAAGCCAGGGCTGCGCaggctgaggggtggggctggTCAGGTCGAGCTTCCACTCCGGCCTTGGTTTCCCTAGTTGGGCACTCCCTCTGAGGACAGGGCGGTGGGCCCAAGGAAGGGATGCTGGGAAGGCACTCTGCCACCTCTAGGCACCACGTGAGTGAGACCTGCATGGTCCAGGCTGTCCTCTCTCTCGCCCCTCAGGCCTGGGCCCCGCTCCCAGTTTCTGAGCAGCTCCCTGGCGATTGCCTTGAGCCTGCTTCTAATCCTTGCTGCACTTGAGGGTCACTGAGGTGTCTTAAAGACACACAAAGCCTGGATCCCCTGCAGattgtctgattccaaatttCTGGGGATGAGGTCCAGACATGTTTACTTTTTGAAGCTCCCTAGGAGGCCCTGTTCTCCCTCACTGGGGTCTCTGAAATACCAAGGCTGTGTTGAATCCCTGCAGAACCCAGAATctcctgggagaggggagggtgctgGGCTGTGGGCCCCAGAGCTGGAGGCCAGAACTGCAGGGACCCTGGGCTGTGCAGGGAATTGTGGGGATGTGGCAGGGGAGGCgctgtgtttggggagggggagggctgaGGGGCACGGGTCAGGGTCAAGGATACATTAATGACCGAGACAGGAGCTGAGTCTGGGTGAGTGTATGAGGGGTGGAAGCTCCCTTAAACGTTTCCTagctcccccactcccaccccccactcccccaGTATGTTCTTCTGGGTTTGGGTgcagtggaaagagcactggTCTTGGAGTCAGGAAATCCTGCTGCTAGTATCCACATGGCCTTGGGCAAATGATGCTGTTAACCTCTCAGGACttggtttttgtgtgtatataatgtGGATAATTTAATATATCATATCCCCAAGTGGATGGGAGAATTAAacaagaatacacacacacacacgtgcacacatacacacacatttggtGCGGAATAAATGCTCGATAAATGGTAATTAGAAAAATAGTTTAGGGACCAGGAGGTGGGGAATGCTCACTTCAGTTCAAGTGCACAAGTGTTTACTGTGCAGCCGCCATGGATTTGCCTCAGGAGCCTGTAATCTGCCTGTTGAATCCCGACATCGGACCAGGGCGGTGTGTGATAAGCCTTCATGAGTGGGCCTCTCCTGTCTGTGCCCCTTCGGTAGCGAAGGCCCACACTTCCAGAGTCCCCCAGGGGCTGGCCCAGCTCGGGGCGCCTCTGTCCACGGAGTCTCAACAACTCTGTGTGGGTGCTGTCATTATTTTCCATCTAggaagggaactgaggcacagagaggttcagtgacGTGCCCTGGCTCACCCAGCTAGTGATGGGAGGGAGTGGCCTGGTACCCACGTGCAGAGCCCCGGGGGCTGTTCCGTCCTCCTCCCGGCCCCTCTCCCCCAGGACTTTGCACTTGCTCTGAGCTCCTAGTCACTGCTTACAGCCCAGCTCAGAGGCCCTCTCTCTAGGAACGCACTCTTGGACACCCCTCGGTTGGAATTCTCTTCCTATATTACTTccctggagaggagagggagatcGTTTCATTCTTGCCTCACCTCCTCACTTCACAGCCTGGCATTCAGTCTCCACTTTCTACGGGGTGcccccttgagggcagggccatgcCTTCCTCGTGGTCTCAGCCTTTCCAGCACAACCTCAGGGAGTCTTCTCTGGGCTGAGTTGCAGTCAGAGTTCCAAGGACAAAAAAGATAGGGGAGGCTGGGATAGCGGCTTCCTGGAGGCGGAGGGCCTGAGTGCTCGGGGAGGAGGGACAGCATTCCAGGCCTGTCCCAACAAGGGCTCTTGCCCGTCCCTGTTTCTGGTCCAAGCCTAGGGTCGAGGACCTGGGCCAGGAAGGCAGCTCCTGGGGCccaagctttccttcccctccaaccccacccACTCCGGGAACAAGGAAGCCGGGGCCAGTGCCCAGGGCTGCCTCGGGGCAGCTGGCCTCTGCCCTCTTCTTAGAAGCACAGAGTGGAGACTGCTTGTTCCTGTCATCCAGACCCAGCTGCTGGAAAGCGTTTCCTGGTGTCTGCCTGAACCTCTCATGCTGCAGTGAACTTTTGTGATTGTACCCTCTGTGCAGGACTCTGGGCCAGGAGCTAGGGTGGGGATGTGATGGGGGCCAGACCTGGCTTTGAGAAATTCAGAGTTTGATGGGAGAGACTGACATGGAAACCCAGAATGCTGTCACAGCCAAGGTCCTCCATGGCCAAACAGGGATGGAGGCTCAAGTCCCAGATGGGCTGTGGGGGCCCTGTGTTGCCTCGGccaccttcctccctctccaggcctcatcTTCCTCATGCGTAACGTGAGGGGCAGGCTGGGTCATCTCTGAGGGCATTTGCAGGTTCGATAGCCCAAGAAATCTATTTCAAAACAAGAGGCCGATGCCTGACCCAGTGTTTCCAAAGTGGTGCCTCCGAGCCTGCTGTGTTCCTCAGAAGCAGCACCTCTTGAAAAGACAGTTTTGTGGGAAagcaagtttgggaaacactgctttccactttttctttttagacatGCAGGGCCTTTTAGGGTGTTACAAGCGCTAACGGCTGCAGTTAAGAAATGgatcttgaaaatatttatcccccagtcctctttctcctccttcttctcctaaCTTCTTTCCTCTGGCTCTGGtccttttctctcctccatcCTTTCTCCTAAGAGTCAAGAGCTCTGAGCCACAGAGGGCCTGGACATCCCTTAGGGCACAGTCCTCAGTTCCTTAGTCCCATCAGTCCCCACCCGGAGCTCTACCTCCCCTACGCACGCCCTTGACCTAAGCTGCAGTCAGGTTTACCCTCCCCAGCCCCGCTGAGCTGCCCAAACCCAGCAGGCCAAGCCTGGCCCACGGGACACCTTGCCTGTTAGCTAAGGCCTAGAGCCTCCTTGTCTCCCACCTCGTTCGCCATTCCAGCAGGACATCATCTGCTGTGAGCTCTTTCTCACCTTCCTCCATGGTGCCGGGCACAGAGATGATGCACGTGAtgcaagtgaatgaatgacttgCAGGTCAGTGAACATGTACAGGCAGTGAGTTGTGGTGCTGTTGAGTTACGCGGCTCCAGGTTTGGATACTGGCACCCCTGCTTAGCGGCTGTGTGCCCTTGGCAAATGGCTTAATGTCTCTGAAGCTCAGTTTCCTTCCAGGTCGGGGTAGGATTAAACCAGATACTGTATGTAAACActcaggacagtgcctggcacattacaGGGCTCGGCAAATAGCAGCTATTGTTATCAGcatctctggcgtcttccccaaAGGGAGGCCGTTGGTTGACCCTGGGTTTGATAGTAGCCATTGCTTCTTGTCCTACGTGCTGTGATCACTAACCTTGGAGGCTGGCAGAGCAACGGCAGGATCATCATCCcatgaaacaaaagcagaaaggGAAGCGATCGATTGTGGTTGGCTGAGGTCACGTGGCTGTTTGGTCTCACAACTTGGTCTCTCTGCCAGGACTCCTTGCCCCAGGTTTCCTGAGGACCCACCCTTGGCAAAGCTCTGCTGTCTGTGTGGTCGTCAAGAGGGGCAAGTGCTCAGCTTGTCTTTGGGGAGCTTGTGGACCAGTTGGGAgttggttcattcattcagacTTTCCCACACACCTGTTAGGCAACATAGAGCAGACATGTGTATGGATGAAGAGAGTGGTGAAGGTGGAGGGAGAAAAGGGAGTGTATGGGAGGACCAAGCATGGCCTTTTTGAGAGGGGACCCTTTGTGTTGCCTCTGGAGGGGCTGCTCCTCCAAGCAACAGCAGGGCATCTTGTGGGGAGGGGCTGTCCAGGTTGCCCATTTTAGGACGTGACTGGAAAACCTGGGTCTTCTCATTATGGATTCCCTGTCGTTTCACTCTGTCATCCAGGGCTTTAGCCAGGACCAGGGCCGTGGATGCCAAAGGGCAGGGTCTGGGCAGGCTTGGCGGGAGTGGAGCCCGGGACGCTCATTTGAGGTTGGCACGGTGAGTGCACCCCTGCTCTCACAAGGTTACCTCTGTCCCCTGACAGTGAAAATGGGTGATCTAATGGGATTTCAGTGTTTATGTGAACTCAAAGGGGCTTCCTCGCAAAAAGATTACCTTATCTTTCAACGATGTCAGTTCATAATGAAAAAGGGAACTGAATGATGACCCAGAGCCAGAGAGTCCAGGGTTCAAATCCAGTCCTTGCCCCACTAACCAGCAGTGGGATCAAGACAGTCACGCCATCTTCCTCCACCTCAGTTTGCTTGTCTGGAAAATGAGGAGAACACTCCCTGCCTCGTGGGAAGTTCACAAAGGTGAAAGAAAGGTGGAATGCAGGtgcttggcacagtgcctgggacaAAAGGTAGGCATGATAATTGCCTTCTCTCAGTCACCTCAGTGGCCGCTCCATGTCCAGCATTTTCCTGGTCTATTGGGTAGAATAATGCCTTGGATGTAGTGCACCCAGGAAAACCTCTTCCCTTTCCAGGGGCAAGAGTTGCATTTACTGCAATAAGAGCAAAGGACATGGGCACAGCCTGGGGGTGTGCCCCCTGCCAAGGTGCTTTGGTTCAGGCAGAAAGTGTAATGTATGTCCATGAGGCTGCCAGGCAGGGAGATTTTGTATTCAGATGGTAGGCTGAGAAGTCAAGAGTTTGAAAGTCTCCTGTTTGGGACTAGAACACTGAATGgaagtctctgtgcctcagttttggCAGGTGCAGTGGGAGGAGCTGCTCCCGACTCTGCCAAGGTCCTgactctgctgtgtgaccttggcaagtcaGCCACCCTCTCTGGGCTCTCTCGTTCCTCTATCTGTACAGTGAGGGATTTGGCCCCTGAGATCTTTGTGGGTACTTCCAGATTTACTGTCAGAGGTTTTAGGGTTCTATAGGAAAATGCTCACATCTGGTTTTGTCTCTTGGAGGCAGCTGCTAAGGGCTGGACATGtgagcacatagcaggtgctcagtaagtgcttTTTGAATCTGTTGAATCTCACTGACCAGAGAGAGAACCCACTAAGAGCCCTGCACCACTTCTCCTCTCCCCAGAGAGCCTGTCTGCTGGCCTGGGTCACAAGTCCTGTTAGCCCTTTGCAGGCGGGGCCCACAGTTTGCTCTCCATGGTTAGCCATTTACTCATTTGTTCTAACGCACACAGGTGCCACAGACAAACCTGCACAGAGGGAGATAAAACTCCAGATTGCAGATGGAGTAAATAAATGTTTCCTTATCATGGCACTTAGGATCAAAATCCCAAATCTTTAGCCTGATCTGGCATGACCCGGCCCCATTCTCATCCAAGACTCCAGCCAGAGTGGCCACCCTCTACCTCCATAAACGCAGTCCTCTGAGCTCCCCTAAATGCTCTCCCTCCACGGAACCTGCTTCCACCATCACCTCATTAGCTTCCCCTTTGCACTTAGCCTATAGATCTGCAGTCACTTCCCCAACCCTCCAGCATCACCTTTTCTCTCTGACAGCCCCTCAGTCTTTTCCTTCAGAGCAGTCACTGCAAATTATGATTATATATTTATTGTGAGAGTAGTTATTTACTGTCTCTCCTCCCACAAGGATGTCAGCTTCATGAACCCTTGGTGATCAGCTGAGTGCCAGGCACACCAGACAtgccgaatgaatgaatgagtgaatgggcAGCCTCGTGGGGAGGACGGGAGAGGTGAGGGGCAGTGGGAGGcctggagaggtgatgaaagtgAGGAGGGAGGTTGACGGTCAGAGGAGGAAACTTGTCCAGGGATGGAGGCaggcatctatttttttttaagttattaatatttttaattgaagtatagtcggagGCAGGCATCTTGATTCCCAGTCCACTGCTCTTCTTCCTTCTGGAACTTGGAGCGCCTGGAGGGATAGTCTGGGTTTAGTGGGACACCAAGTCCCTGAGGACCtagagaaggggaagaggaggggacagGGCATCTGAGCCAGCTCCCCAGCCTGCTCCACCCTTTCTCCCAGCAGGCAGGAAGGACAGGGCAGATCTGTCAGCTTCAGACACCACTGCCCCGGGGGACCCAGCCCTGAGCCCAAGGAGGCTGAGGGAAAGAGGTGGGGGACAGGAAGCACCCGggtcttcccctcctccctcctgccccaccctccacccccatctcTGGCTAGAGCTGGCAGCCTCAGGCCTTGGCACtagggggacgggggtggggaaATGGGGGATAGGAATCCCATTCTGGGCCAATGCCTTCCTCTCCCCCATTTGATTTCTGGGTCTCAGACACCCCCTGGAGAGCTGGGCCCAGGGCCTTGAGGCTAGAGAGACAGAGGGCCCGGGAGAGGGCACTGCCCACTTAAGCCctcctctgtgcctggcactgtgtgGACCACCCTGTGGCCCCGGGCTGGGACCCGGGAGGCCTTGCTGTGAGGTCCAGCTTTGCAGGGAACTGCTGTGCGACTTTGGGTGGGGTACAACCCCTGTTCTGGCCACCAGCATCCTCCTCATCTGTCAGTGTGGCCCAAACCTGGCGTCGCTGCAAGCCCACTGCAGAGCTTCCTGTGAATGCTGATTCCCAGGTCCCATTCCGAGTCGTAGATCTGGGTGGGATTTCTTTCTGAAAGTTCCACGGTGATTATGCTGCAGCTGGTGGGGGAAATATTGGAATAGATAGATGGTCTCTAAGGCCTCCATCCCCAGCCTCAAATCTCCCACCTCTTGGGCAGGCTGATCTTCTGGGCTTCTGTGGAGCCCTCCTCCCTGCTGCAACCCAAGCAGGCACAGCTCGGGCTCTCAGTGGCGCTGGAGCCCTGGAGGTGCATGGGCTGCAGGGGCCCAGGTGGGGGCTTCATGGACCTGCTGGAAACCCAGAGGAGCCTGGGAGGGGCCTGAGACCAGGgctggcccctccctcctccttctctcctcctcttcctcctgaccTCCGCTTTCTCCTTTTTCCGCTTGTATTGCTGCCTCTTGTCCACagccttgtttttctctctgccttgacttcattctctctctccatcacttCCGCTTCCTCTTTTTTCGGTCCACAGCCCCTTCTCTCTGGGAGTCTCTGTTACTCTGCCCCCATAGGTGGTAGTTCTGTCTTGGTGTCCCTCCCTTTCTGGCCCTCTCTGCCTTTGGCTGGCTGTCGTCTCTGACCttgttctccttccttctccaacCTCTGGCTCTGCTCTCAAAATctcatctttctctctgtctctctctctctctgcatttctctgtctcccccccaCCATCCCTCACCTGCCCTGTCCCTGTCTACCAGGAACTGTGGGGAGGCTGCCAGATGTGGGAGGGCCCTGGGAAAATGAGAGCGGTGGGGAGATGTGACGACTTAGAGAAACTGAGATTTGTGTGAAAGATGCAGAGCAGCTCTCGGAGCCAAAGGCACTGGTCCTTCTGTCCCGACCTTCAGGGTTCTCCCTGCCTGGCTCCAGCCCACGTTTCCAGCTTGCTTCTCCCCAGGCCACATTGCTCGGGCCACCCCATGCCCTGGTCACCCAGCTGCTCCCTCAGGCCAGTGCCAGTGCCCTGTATCCTTCTGATTTCCAGCCTCACTCTTCTTCCTGTGCCCCCAAGGCACTGAGTCTGGGTGGGGGACAGGCAGGAGATGAGGCCGGAGGATGAGGTCAGGCCTCCCGAACAGTCATCACTGGGTCAAACTGAAGGACTAGGGTGAGAGGCAAAGGTGGCAGATATTGGTGGCAGAGCAGGTGTTTGTGTCCCCTTCATGTGTGCACCCAGCACCCAGAGAGCCAAGAGGATTTGCTCAGGTTCGCATAGCAGGCCTGTGGAATTGGGACAGTGACAGGGAGAGGTGGGTAATGGAAGGGGAGGGTGATGGGGAGGGAGACAGTGTCTTGGTCCAGAAGCCAGGGACCTGGGGACAGAGCTGTGCCACGAACTTGTGGAGGTACGGGGCTATGCTCTCCtcatctctggacctcagtttccccagctgagcagggaggggctggcctcGTGGTCTCTGAGGCTCTTCCTACTCTCATTGTCTAaactgggaggggtggggtgaggacagGGAATGAAGAGATGGTGGGTTTTTACTCAACAGACCAGTTCCTCCCTGTCCTCTAGGCTCGGAGGATCAAAAGAGGCCACGGGGCACCTCTTGTCTCTCCTCAGTGACCTGCCCGGACAGGTGGTGTCAGGCCTCCTGTTCTGTTAACCCCCTCAGGGCCAGGGCGGGGCCAAGGGCCCTAGCCTCCCAGCTGCTCCTTGAAGAAGTCTCCCTGGTGGCCAGAGACCTCAGGCTGGCCCCAGGGGGAGGCTGTAGACCCTGGGCCTCTCATACTTTGGTGGAGAGGCCTTCTGGCCACCAGGGCTtggctgagagcctcaggtgAGGAGCTGGGGTCAGGCTCCCCCAGGAAGGTTGGGTGGTCCTGCTCTCCCATCGTGGGGACTTCATCCCAGGAGCTGTGGGCAAGAAGAGCACCTGTTTCTCCTAGATGCCCTCTCTGTACCCAACCCCCTGCTGGCCCTATGGCCCCGGGGGTGGGGACATGCAGAGGATCGGCCCGGAGAAGGGTTAAGTCTGGAACTCTTGGGATGGCTTTGGCCACGGCTATTCCTCCGGGAGAGGAGAACAAGGAGCCCATTCTGTGTGTGGGAATTAATAGCAAAGAGTCATCTGGGGTGTCATTCAAGCCCTGATCGGCTCCCAGAGGaatgcgagagagagagagagagagagagagagagagagagagagagagagagagagagagagtgtcgGGATTGGGGGTGGAGGGGCCTGAGGCAGAGATGTCAGAGGAAGGGCATCAGGGTCCGGCTGGGAACAGGCCCTGCCTGGCTGGTGAGTCCACGGCCCTGATACTGGAGTCCTGCTTTTTGTCACAGATGTACCCCTGTCCCAACTCGGAATGGAGACCCTCTCCCGTCATTCCCTCACCAAGGGTCTCCACCTTCTGTCTTCCCTCTTCCCCAGAATGGCTGCAGCCTCTACTGCCATGTGACTGTCTCCCCAGAGGCCTGGAGCTCAGCCCGGGCTATGGGCCTGTCAGGGCGGGCCACCGGCCTGCTCTCCTGGG
The Vicugna pacos chromosome 12, VicPac4, whole genome shotgun sequence DNA segment above includes these coding regions:
- the LOC102528630 gene encoding LOW QUALITY PROTEIN: uncharacterized protein (The sequence of the model RefSeq protein was modified relative to this genomic sequence to represent the inferred CDS: inserted 2 bases in 2 codons; deleted 3 bases in 3 codons), whose protein sequence is MEQRARSPDGGPGRDAGTTPSCARMRVGVAVGALGLQEATLDRGDLSFPLPLSLSLSLLLFPQCCAGLSAERCWVRQVGLQGCGESLSDAQGCGWRVPPAVNTLPTMLATLIPSXPLQALGPSSLAGEGEVPIFIPGEQGVGEGEGSWMKTPGPQLLAEQPGGQCHLLLPSLLGVGGVLFPLIPDPSPRMLVSPLPQPPSWVGVVTGGLSSLFSLPNREGPKYECNGEIQASFPRQRPFRSSRIFSGIQPGFXWAGPRFIPRMGPRQEESE